From Humibacter ginsenosidimutans, a single genomic window includes:
- a CDS encoding phosphoribosyl-ATP diphosphatase, translating into MKTFDELFAELTDKAETRPEGSGTVRELDAGIHAIGKKIVEEAAEVWMAAEFQSDDEAAEEISQLLYHLQVMMLAKGLTPQDVYRHL; encoded by the coding sequence GTTCGACGAGCTGTTCGCCGAGTTGACCGACAAGGCCGAGACCCGCCCTGAAGGGTCCGGCACCGTGCGCGAACTCGATGCCGGCATCCATGCCATCGGCAAGAAGATCGTCGAAGAGGCCGCCGAGGTGTGGATGGCGGCCGAGTTCCAGAGCGACGACGAAGCCGCGGAGGAGATCTCGCAGCTGCTCTACCACCTGCAGGTGATGATGCTCGCCAAGGGCCTCACCCCGCAGGACGTCTACCGACATCTGTGA